Proteins encoded together in one Variovorax paradoxus window:
- the treS gene encoding maltose alpha-D-glucosyltransferase has product MNAPVSHIALETVEIDISDDPLWYRDAVIYQLNVKAFFDSNNDGIGDFKGVTAKLDYVKELGVNTIWLMPFYPSPLRDDGYDISAYEDVNPQYGTLDDFREMLDAAHERGLRVITELVINHTSSDHPWFQAARRAPAGSPERDFYVWSDTDQIYQGTRIIFTDTETSNWAWDPVAKAYYWHRFFSHQPDLNFDNPAVLEAIFKVMRFWLDMGVDGFRLDAIPYLVERDGTSNENLPETHAVIKKLRAAIDAQYKNRFLLAEANMWPEDVREYFGDGDECHMAYHFPLMPRMYMAIAQEDRHPIVEIMQQTPDIPEGCQWAIFLRNHDELTLEMVTSKERDYMYTMYAADLRARINLGIRRRLAPLMENDIDRVKLMNGMLLSMPGSPIIYYGDEIGMGDNVFVGDRNGVRTPMQWSPDRNAGFSRADPQRLYLQPIMDPMFGYEALNVEAQARDSSSLLNWTKRMLAVRKTSHAFGRGKRRFLKPGNRKILAYLSEYGDDIILTVFNLSRAAQPVELDLSAFKGRVPIEMLGRAPFPPIGELPYLLTLSSYGFYWFRLTSDAEMPSWHQEGVALQEWPTLVLFDGWTSFFRDRVMPWRIGMSERMRAQFEQEVLPRHIEIQRWYASKGTTIERARLADHAVWEAGPQSWMLPLLELDGPGGGATYFMPLALAWEERDEERMAGVAQAAVAKVRQQAQVGLMGDAFYDEAFCRALLKAIRSGMELETAHGRLRFRATEAFAAIKADIDSLPVGRPSGVSSNTVVTVNETLFLKGYRHLREGLNPELEMGRFLTEVAHYPHCVPVLGALEYTANDGRTMTLAMVQSYVSNQGDGWDHTLGYLERFLRDFATTNGALPDPLAAHGGFLALMATLGRRTAELHKALAMRTGAAAFEPEPLLAEDIARYTAQARADVATTLSLLRERIGQLPGPAQIDGQALLTMEDALQASIAARKPQAQGGIKSRYHGDFHLGQVLVRDNDFVIIDFEGEPARSFDERRAKGSPLRDVAGMLRSFNYARWSALRRVAQSVEEAAYLAPPAAAWEQATRQAFMDGYSQAAGEGNAQIDTELLALFELEKALYELRYELNNRADWAQVPLNGVLALLQAERPG; this is encoded by the coding sequence ATGAACGCACCTGTCTCCCACATTGCGCTTGAAACGGTCGAGATCGACATCAGCGACGATCCGCTTTGGTACCGGGACGCGGTGATCTACCAGCTCAACGTCAAGGCGTTTTTCGACTCCAACAACGACGGCATCGGCGACTTCAAGGGCGTGACGGCCAAGCTCGACTACGTGAAGGAGCTGGGCGTCAACACCATCTGGCTGATGCCGTTCTATCCGTCGCCGCTGCGCGACGACGGCTACGACATTTCGGCCTACGAAGACGTGAACCCGCAGTACGGCACGCTCGACGACTTTCGCGAAATGCTCGACGCGGCGCACGAGCGCGGGCTGCGCGTGATCACAGAACTGGTCATCAACCACACCTCGAGCGACCACCCCTGGTTTCAGGCCGCGCGCCGTGCGCCCGCCGGCTCGCCCGAGCGCGACTTCTACGTGTGGAGCGACACCGACCAGATCTACCAGGGCACGCGCATCATCTTCACGGACACCGAAACATCGAACTGGGCGTGGGACCCAGTGGCCAAGGCGTACTACTGGCACCGCTTCTTCAGCCACCAGCCCGACCTGAACTTCGACAACCCGGCGGTGCTGGAGGCCATCTTCAAGGTGATGCGCTTCTGGCTCGACATGGGGGTGGACGGGTTCCGCCTCGACGCCATTCCCTACCTGGTGGAGCGCGACGGCACCAGCAACGAGAACCTGCCCGAGACGCATGCGGTAATCAAGAAGCTGCGCGCCGCCATCGACGCGCAGTACAAGAACCGCTTTCTGCTGGCAGAAGCGAACATGTGGCCCGAAGACGTGCGCGAATATTTCGGCGACGGCGACGAATGCCACATGGCGTACCACTTTCCCTTGATGCCGCGCATGTACATGGCCATTGCGCAGGAAGACCGGCACCCCATCGTCGAGATCATGCAGCAGACGCCGGACATTCCGGAGGGCTGCCAGTGGGCAATCTTCCTGCGCAACCATGACGAGCTCACGCTCGAAATGGTGACCAGCAAGGAGCGCGACTACATGTACACCATGTACGCCGCCGACCTGCGCGCGCGCATCAACCTGGGCATTCGGCGCCGCCTTGCGCCGCTGATGGAAAACGACATCGACCGCGTGAAGCTCATGAACGGCATGCTGCTGTCGATGCCGGGCTCGCCCATCATCTACTACGGCGACGAGATCGGCATGGGCGACAACGTGTTCGTGGGCGACCGCAACGGCGTGCGTACGCCCATGCAGTGGAGCCCGGACCGCAACGCGGGCTTCTCGCGCGCCGACCCGCAGCGCCTGTACTTGCAGCCCATCATGGACCCGATGTTCGGCTATGAGGCGCTCAACGTGGAGGCGCAGGCGCGCGACAGCAGCTCATTGCTCAACTGGACCAAGCGCATGCTGGCCGTGCGCAAGACCAGCCACGCCTTCGGCCGCGGGAAGCGGCGCTTTCTGAAGCCGGGCAACCGCAAGATCCTGGCCTACCTGAGCGAGTACGGCGACGACATCATCCTGACGGTGTTCAACCTCTCGCGGGCCGCGCAGCCGGTCGAGCTCGACCTTTCGGCGTTCAAGGGCAGGGTGCCCATCGAGATGCTGGGCCGAGCGCCGTTTCCGCCCATTGGCGAGCTGCCGTACCTGCTCACGCTGTCGTCGTACGGGTTCTACTGGTTCAGGCTCACGTCCGATGCCGAGATGCCCAGCTGGCACCAGGAAGGCGTGGCGCTGCAGGAGTGGCCCACGCTGGTGCTGTTCGACGGCTGGACCAGCTTCTTCCGCGACCGCGTGATGCCGTGGCGCATCGGCATGTCCGAGCGCATGCGCGCGCAGTTCGAGCAAGAGGTGCTGCCGCGGCACATCGAAATCCAGCGCTGGTATGCATCGAAGGGCACGACCATCGAGCGCGCGCGCCTGGCGGACCACGCCGTGTGGGAGGCCGGCCCGCAGAGCTGGATGCTGCCCCTGCTCGAACTCGACGGCCCGGGCGGCGGCGCCACCTATTTCATGCCCCTGGCACTGGCCTGGGAAGAGCGCGATGAAGAGCGCATGGCCGGTGTGGCGCAGGCTGCGGTCGCCAAGGTGCGGCAGCAGGCGCAAGTAGGCCTGATGGGCGACGCCTTCTACGACGAAGCCTTTTGCCGTGCGCTGCTGAAGGCCATCCGAAGCGGCATGGAACTGGAAACCGCGCACGGGCGGCTGCGGTTCCGCGCCACGGAGGCGTTTGCCGCCATCAAGGCCGACATCGACAGCCTGCCTGTCGGGCGGCCGAGCGGCGTAAGCAGCAACACCGTGGTCACGGTGAACGAGACCCTGTTTCTCAAGGGCTACCGGCATCTGCGCGAAGGGCTGAACCCCGAACTGGAAATGGGCCGCTTCCTGACCGAGGTGGCGCACTACCCGCATTGCGTTCCGGTGCTGGGCGCGCTCGAATACACCGCCAACGACGGCCGCACCATGACCCTGGCCATGGTGCAGTCGTATGTGTCGAACCAGGGCGACGGGTGGGACCACACGCTCGGCTACCTGGAGCGGTTCCTGCGCGACTTTGCGACCACCAACGGCGCGCTGCCCGACCCGCTGGCTGCGCATGGCGGCTTTCTCGCGCTCATGGCCACGCTGGGGCGGCGTACCGCCGAGCTGCACAAGGCGCTGGCAATGCGCACGGGCGCCGCGGCCTTCGAGCCCGAGCCGCTGCTGGCCGAAGACATTGCCCGCTACACGGCGCAGGCCCGGGCCGACGTTGCCACGACGCTTTCGCTGCTGCGCGAGCGGATCGGCCAGTTGCCCGGGCCGGCACAGATCGACGGCCAGGCGCTGCTCACCATGGAAGATGCACTGCAGGCATCGATTGCCGCACGCAAGCCGCAAGCGCAGGGCGGCATCAAGAGCCGCTACCACGGGGACTTTCACCTGGGCCAGGTGCTGGTGCGCGACAACGATTTCGTCATCATCGACTTCGAAGGCGAGCCGGCCCGCAGCTTCGACGAGCGCCGCGCCAAGGGCTCGCCGCTGCGCGACGTGGCGGGCATGCTGCGCTCCTTCAACTATGCGCGCTGGTCGGCTTTACGGCGCGTGGCCCAAAGCGTGGAAGAGGCCGCCTACCTGGCACCGCCCGCTGCCGCATGGGAGCAGGCCACGCGCCAGGCCTTCATGGACGGCTACTCGCAGGCGGCAGGCGAGGGCAACGCGCAGATCGACACCGAGCTGCTCGCGCTGTTCGAACTGGAAAAGGCGCTGTACGAGCTGCGCTACGAGCTCAACAACCGCGCCGACTGGGCCCAGGTGCCGCTGAACGGCGTGCTTGCGCTCTTGCAGGCAGAGCGGCCCGGTTGA
- a CDS encoding Hsp20/alpha crystallin family protein produces MYRSLFPRDVFAEMDRLQREMQQAFDLSPTIRGVGRNGFPALNIGGTPQTVEIYAFAPGVDPSSLEVNLERGLLTIAGTRANALPQGDAKAAVHINERFEGAFRRVLTLPDDADPDAVQAKYRDGVLHITVQRRASSQPRRITVQ; encoded by the coding sequence ATGTACCGATCCTTGTTTCCGCGCGACGTGTTCGCCGAGATGGATCGCCTGCAGCGCGAGATGCAGCAGGCCTTCGATCTGTCTCCCACCATCCGCGGCGTCGGCCGCAACGGCTTTCCTGCGCTGAACATCGGCGGCACGCCGCAGACCGTGGAGATCTATGCGTTTGCGCCGGGTGTCGATCCGTCCAGCCTGGAGGTCAACCTCGAGCGCGGCCTGCTCACCATTGCCGGCACGCGCGCCAACGCGCTGCCCCAGGGCGATGCCAAGGCGGCCGTGCACATCAACGAACGCTTCGAGGGCGCCTTCCGCAGGGTGCTGACCTTGCCCGACGATGCCGACCCGGATGCCGTGCAGGCCAAGTACCGCGACGGGGTACTGCACATCACCGTGCAGCGCCGCGCTTCGTCGCAGCCCCGGCGCATCACCGTTCAGTGA
- a CDS encoding alpha-1,4-glucan--maltose-1-phosphate maltosyltransferase: MKKLFATPQTPAASRMPEVPHGDRRAVVDAVLPAVDNGRFPVKCIVGEMVHVKAHCFTDGHDVLRVVLCWRPHDKTEFREVPMKPLVNDVWEATFSPPALGRYYYTVVAWVDPFESWRSEMARRVDADDVRIASQVGALEVAAAAERAEGADRQALARWATELDAVAAHPATEVSTLKALALDEELAMLARRHPDRRHEVRYPVELPLEAERERARFSTWYELFPRSAGTTPGVHGTFKDVEARLPAIAAMGFDVLYFPPIHPIGRVQRKGPNNALASGPDDVGSPWAIGAAEGGHKSILPALGTAEDFRHLYAQATAHGLEIALDIAFQCAPDHPYVKAHPDWFRWRPDGSVQYAENPPKKYQDIYPFNFESEDWRGLWLELRSVIEHWIGEGVRIFRVDNPHTKAFPFWEWAIGEIRREHPEVIFLAEAFTRPKVMHRLAKLGFSQSYTYFTWRNTKQELTEYFTELSTAPGVDYFRPNVWPNTPDILHEQLQGGEPSVYMARLVLAATLSANYGIYGPAFELREHLPRSPGSEEYLDSEKYQLRHWNHDDPTSLAPFIARVNRIRRENPALQWDRSLRFLQIDNDQLLAYAKVSEGGDNMIVTVVNLDPHNVQSGWLQFDSQTAGIDSSRAFQMHDLLSGQRFTWQGGWHYIRLDPHSVPAHIFVVRRRHGDERDFDYFL; this comes from the coding sequence ATGAAAAAACTGTTCGCAACCCCGCAGACGCCCGCAGCTTCGAGAATGCCCGAGGTGCCCCACGGGGACCGGCGCGCGGTGGTCGACGCCGTCTTGCCCGCGGTGGACAACGGCCGCTTTCCGGTGAAATGCATCGTCGGCGAAATGGTCCACGTGAAGGCGCATTGCTTTACCGACGGCCACGACGTGCTGCGCGTGGTGCTGTGCTGGCGGCCGCACGACAAGACCGAGTTCCGCGAAGTGCCGATGAAGCCGCTCGTCAACGACGTGTGGGAGGCCACCTTCTCGCCGCCTGCGCTCGGGCGCTACTACTACACCGTGGTTGCGTGGGTCGATCCGTTCGAATCATGGCGCAGCGAAATGGCGCGGCGTGTGGACGCCGACGACGTGCGCATCGCATCGCAGGTGGGCGCGCTCGAAGTGGCCGCGGCCGCCGAGCGGGCCGAAGGCGCGGACCGGCAGGCGCTTGCGCGCTGGGCCACCGAGCTCGATGCCGTGGCCGCCCACCCGGCCACCGAGGTATCGACCCTGAAGGCGCTGGCGCTGGACGAAGAGCTGGCCATGCTTGCGCGCCGCCACCCCGACCGCCGGCACGAGGTGCGCTACCCCGTCGAGCTGCCGCTGGAGGCCGAGCGCGAGCGTGCCCGCTTCAGCACCTGGTACGAGCTGTTCCCTCGCTCCGCCGGCACCACGCCCGGCGTGCATGGCACCTTCAAGGATGTGGAGGCCCGCCTGCCTGCGATTGCAGCCATGGGATTCGACGTGCTCTACTTTCCGCCGATACACCCCATCGGCCGCGTGCAGCGCAAGGGCCCCAACAACGCGCTGGCCAGCGGCCCCGACGATGTGGGCAGCCCCTGGGCCATTGGCGCGGCCGAAGGCGGGCACAAGTCGATTCTTCCGGCCCTTGGCACGGCGGAGGATTTTCGGCACCTGTATGCGCAGGCCACCGCGCACGGGCTGGAGATTGCGCTGGACATTGCGTTCCAGTGCGCGCCCGACCACCCCTACGTGAAGGCGCACCCCGACTGGTTCCGGTGGCGGCCCGACGGCAGCGTGCAATACGCGGAGAACCCGCCCAAGAAGTACCAGGACATCTATCCCTTCAACTTCGAGAGCGAAGACTGGCGCGGCCTGTGGCTGGAGCTGCGCAGCGTGATCGAGCATTGGATCGGCGAGGGCGTGCGCATCTTCCGGGTGGACAACCCGCACACCAAGGCCTTTCCGTTCTGGGAATGGGCCATCGGGGAGATACGGCGCGAGCATCCCGAGGTGATCTTCCTTGCCGAGGCTTTCACGCGGCCCAAGGTGATGCACCGGCTGGCAAAGCTGGGCTTTTCGCAGTCGTACACCTACTTCACCTGGCGCAACACCAAGCAGGAGCTCACCGAATATTTCACCGAGCTTTCGACCGCGCCGGGCGTCGACTACTTCAGGCCCAACGTGTGGCCGAACACGCCAGACATCCTGCACGAGCAGCTGCAGGGCGGGGAGCCATCGGTGTACATGGCGCGGCTGGTGCTGGCCGCCACGCTGTCGGCCAACTACGGCATCTACGGGCCGGCTTTCGAACTGCGCGAGCACCTGCCGCGTTCGCCCGGCAGCGAGGAATACCTCGATTCGGAAAAGTACCAGCTGCGGCACTGGAACCACGACGACCCCACCAGCCTGGCGCCCTTCATCGCCCGCGTGAACCGCATCCGCCGCGAGAATCCGGCGCTGCAGTGGGACCGCAGCCTGCGGTTCCTGCAGATCGACAACGACCAGCTGCTGGCCTATGCCAAGGTGTCCGAGGGCGGCGACAACATGATCGTGACGGTGGTGAACCTCGATCCGCACAACGTGCAGTCGGGCTGGCTGCAGTTCGATTCGCAAACCGCGGGCATCGACAGTTCGCGCGCTTTCCAGATGCATGACCTGCTGAGCGGGCAGCGGTTTACGTGGCAGGGCGGATGGCATTACATACGGCTCGATCCGCACAGCGTGCCCGCGCACATCTTCGTCGTTCGGCGGCGCCATGGCGACGAGCGCGACTTCGACTACTTTCTGTGA
- the glgB gene encoding 1,4-alpha-glucan branching protein GlgB, protein MPVTQQLSEPEAQDAYLFREGTHSRLYDLMGCHLSKEGGARFAVWAPNAESVSVVGDWNHWSGDADPLTPSPDGTGIWLGHAPHAALGQTYKYRIRSRFSGYVVDKADPFAFCAEHPPATASRICDLSYEWNDGEWMATRAARNALDAPMSVYEVHLGSWRRRDGHFMGYREIAHELADYVKHMGFTHVELMPVTEHPFYGSWGYQTTGYFAPTARFGSPQDFMYLVDHLHQNGIGVLLDWVPSHFPTDEHGLAFFDGTHLYEHADPRQGFHPEWNSSIFNYGRAEVRSFLVSSGLFWLDRYHLDGLRVDAVASMLYLDYARKHGEWIPNRHGGRENLEAIDFLQTLNRAVYREHPDTITVAEESTAWPRVSRPTDMDGLGFGEKWNMGWMHDVLAYMKEEPVHRKYHHHKMTFSLVYAFHENFVLPLSHDEVVHGKGSLLNKMPGDPWQQFANLRALFGFMWAHPGKKLLFMGGEFGQRREWTHDGELEWWVCDLEGHAGLQWLVSQLNRVYRGAPALYQQDFTPAGFEWVVADDAERSVFAFVRKARDGHPPLLVVSNLTPVPRTNYVLGVPQGGYWRELINTDAVEFGGSGWGNLGGVESAPVRSHGRMQSVCITLPPLSTLIFEHRPS, encoded by the coding sequence GTGCCAGTGACTCAGCAGCTTTCCGAGCCCGAGGCGCAAGACGCCTACCTGTTCCGCGAAGGAACGCATTCCCGCTTGTACGACCTGATGGGTTGCCACCTCTCCAAAGAGGGCGGCGCCCGCTTTGCGGTGTGGGCGCCCAATGCGGAATCCGTTTCCGTGGTCGGCGACTGGAACCATTGGTCCGGCGATGCCGATCCGCTCACCCCTTCGCCTGACGGCACGGGCATCTGGCTGGGCCACGCGCCCCACGCGGCGCTCGGCCAGACGTACAAGTACCGCATTCGCTCGCGCTTTAGCGGCTACGTCGTCGACAAGGCCGATCCCTTTGCCTTTTGCGCCGAGCACCCGCCCGCCACGGCCTCGCGCATCTGCGACCTTTCGTATGAATGGAACGACGGCGAATGGATGGCCACCCGCGCGGCGCGCAATGCGCTGGACGCGCCCATGTCGGTGTACGAGGTGCACCTGGGCTCGTGGCGGCGGCGCGACGGGCACTTCATGGGGTACCGCGAAATTGCCCATGAGCTTGCCGACTATGTGAAGCACATGGGCTTCACCCACGTGGAGCTCATGCCCGTGACGGAGCACCCGTTCTACGGCTCTTGGGGGTACCAGACCACCGGCTACTTTGCGCCCACCGCGCGCTTCGGATCGCCGCAGGACTTCATGTACCTGGTCGATCACCTGCACCAGAACGGCATCGGTGTGCTGCTGGACTGGGTGCCTTCGCACTTTCCGACCGACGAGCACGGACTCGCGTTCTTCGACGGCACGCACCTCTACGAGCATGCCGATCCGCGCCAGGGCTTTCACCCGGAGTGGAACTCGAGCATCTTCAACTACGGCCGCGCAGAAGTGCGCAGCTTTTTGGTTTCGTCCGGGCTTTTCTGGCTCGACCGGTACCACCTGGACGGGCTGCGGGTGGATGCGGTGGCATCGATGCTCTACCTCGACTACGCGCGCAAGCACGGCGAGTGGATTCCCAACCGCCACGGCGGCCGCGAGAACCTCGAGGCGATCGACTTCTTGCAGACGCTGAACCGCGCCGTGTACCGCGAGCACCCGGACACCATTACCGTGGCCGAGGAATCGACCGCATGGCCGCGCGTTTCGCGCCCTACCGACATGGACGGCCTGGGCTTCGGCGAGAAGTGGAACATGGGCTGGATGCACGACGTGCTCGCCTACATGAAGGAAGAGCCCGTCCACCGCAAGTACCACCATCACAAGATGACGTTCTCGCTGGTGTATGCGTTCCACGAGAACTTTGTGCTGCCGCTTTCGCACGACGAGGTGGTGCACGGCAAGGGCTCGCTGCTGAACAAGATGCCCGGCGACCCTTGGCAGCAGTTTGCCAACCTGCGTGCGCTGTTCGGCTTCATGTGGGCGCACCCGGGCAAGAAGCTGCTGTTCATGGGCGGCGAGTTCGGGCAGCGGCGCGAATGGACGCACGACGGCGAGCTCGAATGGTGGGTGTGCGACCTCGAAGGGCATGCCGGCCTGCAGTGGCTGGTGTCGCAGCTCAACCGGGTGTACCGCGGCGCGCCCGCGCTCTACCAGCAGGACTTCACGCCCGCGGGCTTCGAATGGGTGGTGGCGGACGATGCGGAACGCAGTGTTTTCGCGTTCGTGCGAAAGGCGCGCGACGGCCATCCGCCGCTGCTGGTGGTCAGCAACCTGACGCCGGTGCCGCGCACCAACTATGTGCTGGGCGTGCCGCAAGGCGGGTACTGGCGCGAACTCATCAATACAGACGCAGTGGAGTTTGGCGGTTCGGGCTGGGGCAACCTGGGCGGCGTCGAATCTGCGCCCGTGCGCTCGCATGGCCGCATGCAGTCGGTGTGCATCACGTTGCCGCCGCTTTCCACGCTGATTTTCGAACACCGCCCATCATGA
- a CDS encoding Hsp20/alpha crystallin family protein, which produces MNTTTSPRVAESKELARKEGARYSDAALTPPVDVIEDSGGITLFADLPGVSREKLGLHVASDTLTIEAESDLAVPEGLESSHTEVGLARFRRVFTLSKELDTAAISAELKQGVLKLRIPKAEHAQPRRIEIQAA; this is translated from the coding sequence ATGAACACCACCACATCGCCTCGCGTCGCCGAATCGAAGGAGCTCGCCCGCAAGGAGGGCGCCCGCTACAGCGACGCCGCCCTGACGCCGCCGGTCGACGTCATCGAGGACAGCGGCGGCATCACGCTCTTTGCCGACCTGCCCGGCGTCTCGCGCGAGAAGCTCGGCCTGCACGTGGCGTCCGACACGCTGACCATCGAGGCGGAGTCGGACCTGGCCGTTCCCGAAGGGCTGGAATCCAGCCACACGGAGGTAGGCCTGGCTCGCTTCCGCCGCGTGTTCACGCTCAGCAAGGAGCTGGACACGGCCGCCATCTCGGCGGAACTGAAGCAGGGTGTGCTGAAGCTGCGCATTCCAAAGGCGGAACACGCACAGCCGCGGCGCATCGAGATCCAGGCGGCGTGA